Genomic DNA from Prunus persica cultivar Lovell chromosome G1, Prunus_persica_NCBIv2, whole genome shotgun sequence:
CGAAGATGTCAGGTGCAGTAGTGGTGGGTTACTCGAGCTCATGGTCGCGCGCCCTAGTCCAGATCTCTCCGTACACATTCTCCGCCATCGGAATCGCCGTTGCCATCGGCGTCTCTGTTCTCGGCGCCGCCTGGTTCTTCTCTTTCCCTTGCTCTCTCTTCATTTCTGTTATTAAAGTTTTAATCTTTGAATTTGGTattgaattatggaaattATTGTGTGGAAATTAGGGGAATTTATATCACTGGCAGCAGTTTGATCGGTGCAGCAATCAAGGCCCCTCGTATCACTTCTAAGAATCTCATTAGGTAATTATTTCTATGAAATTTAACACAATTTCTTCATTACATGTTTGTTTAACCTCTGCTTTTCGATTCACAAATTTATAAAGTAAAATGTAAATCCCAGAAATTGAGATAATTATGATGATCTGAAGTGATATCCCAGTAATTGGATTTGATAGTGGATGTCTAGTCTTAATTGAGAAATGGTTCTAATTGTTTTTGGCAATCACTTATATAACTAGCTTGGTTAATTGATTGGTGGATGGAGAATTGTGCTATCTATTCAAAACACCCCCTCAATACTGTTTCTTCATACCAATGTGGGAAGTTTTGTTATCTTCTTTCACTTCAAGCTCACTGCCATTGTTGTGAGAAGTTTTCTTTTAGTGAATGATGTACCTTGAATTTTTGACTTAAACATAGCGCTGATTATATATTCTTAAGTCTGACGTTAAGGACTAACTTCGATGGGATTCATCTGTTGTATCAGTGTAATCTTTTGTGAAGCTGTTGCTATATATGGTGTTATTGTTGCGATTATTCTACAAACAAAGTTGGAGAATGTTCCAGCATCAAAGATATATGCACCTGAGTCTCTTAGAGCTGGATATGCTATCTTCGCCTCTGGGATTATCGTGGGCTTTGCAAACCTTGTCTGCGGGTTGATATCTTTAGCCTCCTTtctcacatttgttgtttttctttatggagtctcaaaaaaattatatggtTCTTGCAATATGATGATTTTGATATGGATTTTGTTTCTGTGGCAGTTTATGTGTGGGAATCATAGGAAGCAGCTGTGCATTGTCTGATGCCCAAAACTCTTCACTTTTTGTGAAGATCCTTGTGATTGAGATCTTTGGCAGCGCACTTGGATTGTTTGGAGTGATTGTGGGAATCATAATGTCAGCTCAAGCAACATGGCCTTCGAAATGATAATTTGTTGCTCAGTAGAACTTGGCAACACATTATGACCGTGTTATGTGCGCAAATGATTTTCTGTGTTTTGTGCTTTTCATCATTAGTGATAGGAACGTACAAACTGCTGTGGAAATATTATTTGCCCGCTTGTATCAATCTTAGGCTGTATTTAATCTGATGGGAATGAGTTTGTGGGAGAGCTGGTTGTTCAATATTGTATAAGGATGAGTTAAGCATTGCCTCATTCACGGTGGTAGACAATATTATCTTAGTTTTGAATGAATAACGTAATGATTTTTTGTGAAGACCACCTCCCTGAAAGAAGCTGATTTGTTTATGTATCCAATTTTATTTCCCATTTTTATGTGCATCAAACTATGTCAGTTTTCTATAGTTtctatttgaattttcatcATTGTAGCCATataaccctttttttcttccataaaTAGTTTGAACACAAGACTCAAACAGAGATCATGCCTTATTGGATGCATTGcatcaaaataaatacaaaaaggaGTGGTATTCTTCTGTTAAAGCTCTCAGCAACCGAATTGGAAGGACAATTTGTCTTGTCGATTTCCGGGAGCATAACATTTAAATCATAGTAGTATGGCAGGAACATCACTGAAAAAGGGCATGAGTCTCTGATGAAGCTCTTGGCATTCCTCTGAATTAGCAGTCTTGGGGTCGAAAGATGGTCGATCAGGAAGAACCAGGCCTTGTTTAATCCGACCCATTCGCCTTGCGTGCAAGACTTGTTTGGATACAACTGGTAGCCGAATCGACTGATATTCTTCGAGAGctgattgcaaattttctACTCCCCACTTCTTCAGGCATTGGCCTAGCACTGCAGCATCTAATACCGACATGTTCGTGCTTCTTACGGCATGAGGAGTTGTGGGATGAGCCGCATC
This window encodes:
- the LOC18790394 gene encoding V-type proton ATPase subunit c''1, translating into MSGAVVVGYSSSWSRALVQISPYTFSAIGIAVAIGVSVLGAAWGIYITGSSLIGAAIKAPRITSKNLISVIFCEAVAIYGVIVAIILQTKLENVPASKIYAPESLRAGYAIFASGIIVGFANLVCGLCVGIIGSSCALSDAQNSSLFVKILVIEIFGSALGLFGVIVGIIMSAQATWPSK